The DNA window aatcatatacagtaacaacaaatgttaatatatataaaatattatacagtatattaaggtACAGTATACAGTcgtttaaaaatattgtattacatACATTAGGATCGGCTGTGACACAGTTGGCAGTCTCTGCAAATGTGGTGTTATCGTGTATATTATTTGTAGTGTCTTATTTGTGTAGAATTTGTGTTTATTAATGATTCCTTTGGCTCCAAAGAACGTTCCTAGTGCTAATGCTACTAAACATAATACCATATTGTTGGAACATAAGATGACTGTGAGAAGTAAGTCCTATAATCAAAATGCCATAACAATCAAACCCACTGCATTTTAATGCATTGAGACAGTAGACTGTGAACAGTACTGTACACCAACCAAAACAATTCAATCAACTCATAAATGTGCATCtttatattatagtttattttttcagaattttaatagttaaaattgGGTTCATCTTTAAGGTCAAAACATCTTCCATGTTGGGAAAAATGGTAATTACAATATgctgaacaaaaatatatatatatatatatatatatatatatatatatatatatatatatatatatatatatatatatatatatatatatatatatatatatatatatgtttcataattCGTCATGCCAGTGTTCTACAGACAGATATCCTTCCTAACTCCAACCCTCCCAATCTGTTTGGGCTTGAGACTGACCTAAGTAACCTGGCTTTCCCAACCATACTCTCAGATGACCAGACTGAACTGAGTCAGTaactgatatatgtgtgtgtgtgtggagccaGACTGCTTTACCATGATATATGCAATAAAAAGTTTGAGAACTTATTGGAgtccatgaatttcaaaatatattagaCCATCTTTACTGCTTGAGCTTGGAAGGGGGTTaacatgtgtatattattatttttattgatattattacaaACAAGCTACAATTTTAGTTGGAACGAGGCTCCTTCAAGCCTAATGTCCCCTATACAGAAAGTAGCCCAgtacagaaaaagaataattgtgAAGTGAAGACTAATATTAggataggaatataagatttaagccTAAGGTCAAGAGTtaggacctattaggtcattcagtgctgaaatgaaaactgagagtagaggtttgaaaggtgtaacaggaggaaaacatcgcagttgcactacgaagcaaTTGTAAGGACAGGGCAGAAGGTAAGATGGAAAAGAGGGAATACAAGCTAAACAAAACTGCTGTAAAATACACCTGActacatatttcattaaagaagaGAAGACCATTGTGAAGAATAATGATTAGAAATCCTGCATGTGAAACCGATTGTAGGATTTCTTTTAAAGACATAGCTAAGTTGTGCCCTCAAAATGGGGCATAGGAAGAATACGGATGATTTTTTGGTTCAGTTGAAAAGGCTTTGCtccttaaaatttgtaaaaatcagCCCCCGTTGTCCTATGTCTTTacaactgaaatttaatttttcgtaAATACGAAGTTGATTTCTTGTTTTCTAGCAGTCACATggacaaattatataaaatttcttgaattaACCTTTGATTTTCAACTTATTTAGTTTCcatatgtctattttttttaataaatgcctTTTCTTTAATACCTGAAAGTACCTTAAATACAATTTAAAGTGTTACTCTTCTATTACTTCATCTGGAACGTAGTTGTTGAGGGATTCTCCCTAAAATCTTGTGATTTTGTTACGTAGAGCAATATGGGGCGTACATGTCCTTTCATCTAATGCAGTACCAGACTCACCTGTATTCTCAGAAGACCCTGGCTCAGTCATCTCTGTCACTTTAGTAGTGACACTGAAAGGCTCTTGGAACAAAATCTCTGGTATAACATCAGTATCTGCAGAGAAATTAAGCATGTGTTTAGACCAGGATCTGGAAGCAGTTTAAATTATATGGGGAGACAGATAATTAATAATCAAGAGTAAAATCTTTAGTCCACTGTTTGTAtggaatatgaaatacaaaacaaaattgctgTTTCATGGCTAGCatttccttttcccattttcaaAGATCTCTTCCTAAAAAGCATAGGCAGTCagggatgcaaataaacatggaggaaccaaaaaaaaatgtatattaaaaattatcCAACTATAGATGTttagggaaaaaatgcaaattttttatgtttaaaaatgtcCCTTCACATTGCATTGAGGTATATTCAGAGCCATGCATTCAACATCACAGTGTCATGACTATCAAGTAAAAGATAACGTCATTACCAGTGGTTTTGTTCTGTACATCTGAGATGTCTACCACGGATGCTTGAACTTCGCCCAGCCAATTTTCAACAACATTTGCGTTGCCAGATGTATTTTGGTAGATGGAGCACGTATCAAATACGCAGTTGTCTGAAAATTGAGGTAAATGGTCGATATTTTCTTAACAACTTATAAGGTTTCAGCAACTATCTATTCACagtttttatctataaaactacttGTCGTGTCTCAGAAATCCTTAGCATATGAAATTACTGTTTACGgatgaaatactttcttcagaATTAAtgattacactctctctctctctctctctctctctctctctctctctctctctctctctctctctctctctctcatttaccaaaATAACCGGAATGTTAAGCCTGCGTCaaattccaaatatattttaatccaAAACAACAGTCGCCCCTATTTATATAGAGTTGCAGGTGAGAGGTGTACTTTATTCCATTGCATTCAGCCTTTAAGGCATGTTTGTAGTGACAGTGTCTTACACTCGGCAATATCACTGATGCTCAAGGACGACGTCAACATGGCTTCCTTTATATAACATGCACTCAAAGTAATCAGACTTTAGAATAAACCAAGCCTATAAATTCCCTATTAGTTTTAGGATACCGGCTTACAGGTGAACCAAGTACAGAATTTACATGGTACTTCCATATACTTGCATACAAGTGGAACCAACCTTTATGTGTGATTTTTGTAAGAAAGTTTGTTTCACTACACTTCACTTTCAACTAGGTCCTGGTATGATTACATTCTAGTACTTTTCACTAGCTTGAAGATATTTTCATATGCCTAGTTGGGTTTTAGATTGAAACTGTGGTGTAGTGAAACAAAATTTCTTAACAAATCGTATTTAAAGGTTGGTTACATCTGTATGCAATGAATGCAAGGATATGGAAGTGCCGTGTAAGTTTTATACTTTGTTCGCCTGAGAGCCGTTACCTTACAACTAATAGGGAATTTACAAGCAATGCTTCTCAATCAAGTTTCCTCTTAACTGGGTCAAttccaaaaaaaatattgtttatacaGATAACATGGTTCATTGCTATAATTTGAGCCAACATcattcttgttctctttcttccttgaTGCTTCACTGAACATTGCCATTGTGATTTGCTTCATAATATGGAACTACTAAATCAATGACCCAATAGAAAGTGTTATGCTTCACCTCTTATTGattcaaataaatgtttttttgtagtttggtAAGTGCACattctaaaaatttatttgaatcaGTTCTGCATTACTTTCTCTTCAGAAATTTTTTGACTGTGATCTTCATTGTTGCTGGAGTTGTTATTAAACCTTTCCCGTTTTAAGATATCTGATTAATATTACTCTCCATACAGCCTGTACAGTATACCATTGTTCCTTCGTGTTCTCAGAGCAGATGAATTAAACAGTTTTACCCATCACCAACTTTTATGCTTACAGAAAATTTATACGAAAGCAAACAAACTACTCCAAAACTATTTGCAGTTCTTTAAAGGTATAATTGTCTTTCACTGTTTCTACTAAGTACACTTTTACCAGCAGTCACCTGCCTGTCTTCTTTGTCCAGACAGCAACATCGGGAactgatctaaaaaaaaacttcagttcaACAGACCTTGAATTTCTGTCGTTCCCTCAATTTTAGCAATGATTCTTTACTACCACTATGCTTTGGTGGACCCACACAATAGTTatcagaatattctctctctctctctctctctctctctctctctctctctctctctctctctctctctctctctctctctctctctctctctctgctttgaaaagaatgaaaaccaaCCAATCAGAACACTGATCATCTCCTGAGGTAGAATTCCTGATTCCACAACAGTTTGATTACACTGACTGCGTAGTCTGTCTTCAACCTCTTTTTCCAAGGTGCAATTCCTAACCTGTGGATTGAAAATGAAGTGTTCAGTACAGCGGTGTATGTATAAGATAACTGTCTTTCAATTCCATTACAATACAGGAACCTCACTTacctcatttcttttcattcttcccaCTGTTAGCTGAGGAGTTGTACCATGAAGGCCCCCTTGGCACAAGTGACCTGCaagtaaaattttaagatttttctttcattgaatttttaagctgTAATTAATTCATTAAGGGACAATATTAAGATAATAGAGTAAATTGATTTAGAGATCTTTAAGCTGGCCCACTTAACATTATATGAGAAGAAACAGGTCTtttcaaaaacata is part of the Macrobrachium rosenbergii isolate ZJJX-2024 chromosome 9, ASM4041242v1, whole genome shotgun sequence genome and encodes:
- the LOC136841984 gene encoding uncharacterized protein — translated: MEEYDIARSTLHDIKDSQDKLKKYEMEFGHLCQGGLHGTTPQLTVGRMKRNEVRNCTLEKEVEDRLRSQCNQTVVESGILPQEMISVLIDNCVFDTCSIYQNTSGNANVVENWLGEVQASVVDISDVQNKTTDTDVIPEILFQEPFSVTTKVTEMTEPGSSENTDPVDDTSSATPITKPGSPADKGHDEETSSVHLHRAGVATHFRQSSNDRSTDNYDN